A genome region from Alistipes dispar includes the following:
- a CDS encoding 2-oxoacid:ferredoxin oxidoreductase subunit beta, translated as MAQYNYTPADFKSDQEVRWCPGCGDHAILNAVQRALPEIADATDTPHNLFTFISGIGCSSRFIYYMKTFGFHSVHGRANAVATGVKVANPRLNVWVTTGDGDSLAIGGNHFIHAIRRNVDLNVILFNNEIYGLTKGQYSPTSKLGKITKTSPYGTVEKPFNPGELVIGAKGTFFARSIDMEVQLSKECIVAAAGHKGMSVVEMLQNCVIFNDKTHAAFAADKATRAERTITLRHGEKMLFGANREKGLVFENMRLKVVTVGEGGYTLDDILTHDAHERDTTLHVMLAAMKYPDYPVALGVIRAVEDDAVYDAAVERQVEEVKAASKIRCVDDLLRSGATWEVK; from the coding sequence ATGGCACAATACAACTACACCCCCGCGGATTTCAAGAGCGACCAGGAGGTGCGCTGGTGTCCCGGATGCGGCGACCACGCCATCCTGAACGCCGTGCAGCGCGCCCTGCCCGAAATCGCCGACGCGACCGACACGCCGCACAACCTCTTCACGTTCATCTCGGGCATCGGCTGCTCGTCGCGCTTCATCTACTACATGAAGACCTTCGGGTTCCACTCCGTACACGGCCGCGCCAACGCCGTGGCGACGGGCGTCAAGGTGGCCAACCCGCGCCTGAACGTCTGGGTCACCACCGGCGACGGCGACTCGCTGGCCATCGGCGGCAACCATTTCATCCACGCCATCCGCCGCAACGTGGACCTCAACGTGATCCTGTTCAACAACGAGATCTACGGCCTGACCAAAGGGCAGTACTCCCCCACCTCGAAGCTGGGCAAGATAACCAAGACCTCGCCCTACGGCACGGTCGAAAAGCCGTTCAACCCCGGCGAGCTGGTGATCGGCGCCAAGGGCACGTTCTTCGCGCGTTCGATCGACATGGAGGTGCAGCTCTCGAAGGAGTGCATCGTCGCGGCAGCCGGACACAAGGGCATGTCGGTCGTCGAGATGCTCCAGAACTGCGTGATCTTCAACGACAAGACCCATGCGGCGTTCGCCGCCGACAAGGCCACGCGCGCCGAGCGGACCATCACGCTGCGCCACGGCGAAAAGATGCTCTTCGGCGCCAACCGGGAGAAGGGCCTCGTCTTCGAGAACATGCGGCTGAAGGTGGTGACCGTCGGAGAGGGCGGCTACACGCTGGACGACATCCTGACGCACGACGCCCACGAGCGCGACACGACGCTGCACGTGATGCTCGCTGCGATGAAGTATCCCGACTACCCGGTGGCGCTGGGCGTGATCCGCGCCGTGGAGGACGACGCCGTGTACGATGCGGCCGTCGAACGGCAGGTCGAGGAGGTGAAGGCCGCGAGCAAAATCCGCTGCGTGGACGATCTCCTGCGCTCGGGAGCCACATGGGAGGTGAAATGA
- a CDS encoding PepSY-like domain-containing protein, with product MKKLLLTFVCAAAALGVCAAPEKIGFDKLPKSSQEFIQKNFPREVVKDTEMDREASWDKYTVYFNSGSRVSFEGGKGDWSEIVMKNGAVPATVIPVRIKTYVADNYSQSMVNRLSTMKEGYKVGLTNGLTLYFDKEGKFKKLDR from the coding sequence ATGAAAAAATTATTGCTTACGTTCGTTTGCGCAGCGGCCGCGCTCGGCGTCTGCGCCGCACCCGAGAAGATCGGGTTCGACAAACTGCCGAAATCGTCGCAGGAGTTCATCCAGAAAAACTTCCCGCGCGAGGTGGTGAAAGACACCGAAATGGACCGCGAGGCGTCGTGGGACAAGTACACCGTCTATTTCAACAGCGGCTCCCGCGTATCGTTCGAAGGCGGCAAGGGAGACTGGTCGGAGATCGTGATGAAGAACGGCGCGGTTCCCGCGACCGTCATTCCCGTCAGAATCAAGACCTACGTCGCCGACAACTATTCCCAGAGCATGGTCAATCGGCTCTCGACCATGAAGGAGGGTTACAAGGTCGGGCTCACGAACGGCCTGACGCTCTACTTCGACAAGGAGGGCAAATTCAAGAAACTGGACAGGTAA